Proteins co-encoded in one uncultured Bacteroides sp. genomic window:
- the rhaT gene encoding L-rhamnose/proton symporter RhaT, whose product MNTLIGLIIIAIGSLGQSSSYVPIKKVKQWSWESFWLAQGVFAWLVFPLLGALLGIPAGSNLFELWSSGGALSSIAYGVLWGIGGLTFGLSMRYLGVALGQSISLGTCAAFGTLFPAIFGGKDLFHGEGLMLLIGVCITLAGIAIIGYAGSLRSKNMTDEEKKAAVKDFALTKGLLVALLAGVMSACFALGLEAGTPIKEAAITGGVEGLYAGLPVIFLVTFGGFLTNALYCIQQNVKNKTGKEYFSVDTKTLTNNVLFCALAGVLWYSQFFGLEMGKSFLTDSPILLAFSWSILMSLNVTFSNFWGIILKEWKGASNATIGVLLLGLVVLISSIIVVAMAQS is encoded by the coding sequence ATGAATACACTAATAGGACTAATTATTATTGCCATAGGCAGTTTAGGACAAAGTAGCTCGTATGTGCCTATAAAGAAAGTTAAGCAGTGGAGCTGGGAAAGCTTTTGGCTGGCACAAGGTGTTTTTGCCTGGTTGGTTTTTCCGTTGCTGGGCGCTTTGCTTGGTATTCCTGCCGGTAGTAATTTGTTCGAACTTTGGAGCTCGGGTGGTGCTCTCTCTTCTATTGCCTATGGAGTACTTTGGGGAATAGGCGGATTGACATTCGGTCTGAGTATGCGTTATCTTGGTGTAGCATTGGGACAAAGTATTTCTCTTGGAACTTGTGCCGCTTTTGGTACTCTTTTCCCTGCGATTTTCGGAGGAAAAGATTTGTTTCACGGAGAAGGCCTGATGTTGCTTATCGGTGTGTGTATCACGTTGGCAGGTATTGCTATAATCGGATATGCAGGAAGTCTTCGTTCTAAGAATATGACTGATGAGGAGAAAAAGGCTGCCGTGAAAGATTTTGCTCTGACAAAAGGATTACTTGTGGCTCTGCTTGCAGGTGTAATGAGTGCTTGTTTCGCTTTGGGACTTGAAGCTGGTACACCAATAAAGGAAGCTGCTATTACGGGTGGTGTTGAAGGATTATATGCAGGGCTTCCTGTAATTTTTCTTGTAACTTTCGGTGGTTTCCTTACTAATGCATTGTATTGCATACAGCAGAATGTGAAGAATAAAACTGGGAAAGAATATTTCTCTGTAGATACTAAGACCTTAACAAATAATGTCTTGTTTTGTGCACTTGCAGGAGTATTGTGGTATTCACAGTTCTTTGGACTGGAGATGGGAAAAAGCTTCCTGACTGATAGTCCGATCTTACTGGCTTTCTCCTGGAGTATCCTGATGTCGCTCAATGTTACGTTTAGTAATTTCTGGGGAATCATTCTGAAAGAGTGGAAAGGTGCAAGCAATGCTACTATCGGAGTTCTTCTATTAGGCTTGGTAGTACTTATCTCGTCTATCATTGTGGTAGCAATGGCACAATCGTAA
- the rhaB gene encoding rhamnulokinase, which translates to MKNKNFFAVDLGATSGRTILGTVKEGAIELRELTRFPNNIIEANGHFYWDIFALYQEIINGLKLVAKEKIEITSIGIDTWGVDFVCVGKDGEILRNPYSYRDTHTVGAPEEFFKKMPREKVYGLTGIQIMNFNSLFQLATIQKNNSSVLPITDKILFIPDALSYMLTGKMVTEYTFASTSQMLNPETKQFEPELLNAVGLKKEIFNDIVYPGTLVGTLTKSVKEQTGLGDIPVIAVAGHDTASAVAAVPAENKNFAYLSSGTWSLMGIESDKPIITKESFELNFTNEGGVEGTIRFLKNICGMWLLERCRKEWASDKDYSYGELIDAALAAPAFKSLINPDAPCFANPVSMIDAIKNYCAKTNQAVPQTYGEITRCIFESLSLRYRQVLESLQKMATYPIEKLHVIGGGSKNNLLNSFTANALGIEVIAGPSEATAIGNVMLQAKSAGLVPDIQKMRELIRSSVEVNVFTPADKELWDEGYAAFLKVYREDI; encoded by the coding sequence ATGAAAAACAAGAACTTTTTTGCAGTTGATCTGGGTGCAACCAGTGGTCGCACAATTCTGGGCACAGTAAAAGAAGGAGCTATTGAACTAAGAGAATTAACACGCTTCCCTAATAATATTATTGAAGCCAATGGTCATTTCTACTGGGATATCTTTGCTCTTTATCAGGAGATTATTAATGGACTGAAGCTGGTTGCCAAGGAGAAAATTGAAATCACTTCTATTGGTATTGATACCTGGGGAGTGGATTTTGTTTGTGTAGGTAAAGATGGTGAGATACTTCGTAATCCTTATAGCTACAGAGATACACATACTGTTGGTGCTCCTGAAGAGTTCTTCAAGAAAATGCCACGTGAAAAGGTATATGGCTTGACTGGTATCCAGATTATGAATTTTAATTCATTGTTCCAGTTGGCAACCATTCAAAAGAACAATTCTTCAGTATTACCTATTACAGATAAAATCTTGTTTATTCCTGATGCCTTGTCATATATGCTAACAGGAAAGATGGTAACAGAATATACATTTGCATCAACATCTCAGATGCTGAATCCTGAGACAAAACAGTTTGAGCCTGAATTGTTGAATGCGGTAGGACTCAAGAAAGAAATATTTAACGATATTGTATATCCGGGAACATTAGTTGGAACACTTACTAAATCAGTAAAGGAACAAACCGGCCTTGGAGATATTCCTGTGATTGCTGTTGCCGGTCATGATACAGCTTCTGCTGTTGCTGCAGTTCCTGCTGAGAACAAAAACTTTGCTTATTTAAGCTCAGGAACCTGGTCATTGATGGGTATTGAATCTGATAAACCGATTATCACGAAAGAAAGTTTTGAGCTGAACTTTACCAACGAAGGCGGTGTAGAAGGCACTATTCGTTTCTTAAAGAATATTTGTGGAATGTGGTTATTAGAACGTTGCCGTAAGGAATGGGCTAGTGATAAAGATTATTCTTATGGTGAACTAATCGATGCTGCATTAGCTGCTCCTGCTTTCAAAAGTCTGATTAATCCGGATGCTCCATGTTTTGCTAACCCGGTTTCTATGATTGATGCAATCAAGAACTATTGTGCAAAGACAAATCAGGCTGTTCCACAAACTTATGGTGAAATAACAAGATGTATTTTTGAGAGTTTGTCTTTAAGATATCGTCAGGTTTTGGAAAGCTTGCAAAAGATGGCAACCTATCCTATTGAGAAATTGCATGTTATAGGTGGAGGTTCAAAAAATAATCTATTAAATTCATTTACTGCAAATGCTTTAGGCATAGAGGTTATTGCTGGTCCTTCCGAAGCAACAGCCATAGGAAATGTGATGTTACAGGCCAAATCGGCTGGTCTTGTTCCTGATATTCAGAAGATGCGCGAATTGATCCGCAGCTCGGTAGAAGTAAATGTATTTACTCCAGCAGACAAAGAACTGTGGGATGAAGGTTATGCCGCTTTCTTAAAAGTATATAGAGAAGATATTTAA
- a CDS encoding zinc ribbon domain-containing protein yields MSLIKCPECGETVSDKASNCPHCGFGIAENIAHCPECGSVVPKDAVACPKCAFPLHEKKVQRKEEVVVNQQPNNREKELELQRIEPSFSDAKRLFESKSFIEAYNKINIALHVSPNNVECLKLEELIVDGIRESSYKKASDLLQDKQYAKALAEIDTALNYAPNSHKLINLSNEVKSAKSRRRVRTTVLIIVILLAIIGGVAYSVHNSYLKDNEENAWTEAKDSATVSSLEHFIELYPDGTHSMEAEQLLEGIKKKDTDYWDRICRYGDVSVFKDYKEKFPQGLYLVQADTKIDSLDWLQAVQKNTPEAYSSYLTAHPQGTHSMDAETAQNNIKNTTPSEEDIDNVKTLFTNYYAAVEGKDNDAVLEFFEAVTPRYYGITNAKKADILTNLKKMYSKDIKQLHVTLNTDGLKVTKDASGNFKVTFSIDCEYDRDDASLQTTASMIVNAVVNPNQKITSITSKKK; encoded by the coding sequence ATGTCTTTAATAAAATGTCCCGAATGTGGTGAAACAGTCTCAGACAAGGCTTCCAACTGTCCTCATTGCGGCTTTGGAATAGCTGAGAATATCGCCCATTGTCCCGAATGTGGTTCCGTTGTTCCCAAGGATGCCGTTGCGTGTCCTAAGTGTGCTTTTCCGTTGCATGAGAAAAAAGTTCAAAGAAAAGAAGAGGTGGTGGTTAACCAACAACCTAACAACAGGGAGAAAGAGTTGGAATTGCAGCGTATTGAGCCGTCTTTCAGTGACGCTAAAAGATTATTTGAAAGCAAAAGCTTTATTGAGGCCTACAACAAGATAAACATCGCCCTGCATGTTTCTCCCAATAATGTTGAGTGCCTGAAGCTTGAAGAATTGATTGTTGACGGAATAAGGGAAAGTTCCTATAAAAAAGCCAGCGATCTTCTTCAGGATAAACAATATGCAAAAGCATTGGCGGAAATTGACACCGCATTGAATTATGCTCCGAACAGTCATAAGCTAATTAACTTGTCTAACGAAGTAAAAAGCGCAAAATCTCGCCGTCGTGTTAGAACCACAGTTCTCATAATCGTTATACTTTTGGCAATCATAGGAGGCGTGGCATACAGTGTGCATAACTCTTACCTTAAGGATAATGAAGAAAATGCATGGACTGAGGCCAAAGATTCTGCTACAGTTTCAAGCTTAGAGCACTTTATCGAATTATATCCGGACGGTACCCATTCCATGGAGGCCGAACAGTTACTTGAAGGAATAAAGAAGAAAGATACAGATTATTGGGATAGAATCTGCCGTTACGGAGATGTTTCTGTGTTTAAGGATTATAAAGAGAAATTCCCTCAGGGACTCTATCTGGTTCAGGCCGACACTAAGATTGATTCACTGGATTGGTTGCAAGCTGTTCAAAAGAATACGCCTGAAGCTTATTCCAGCTATCTGACCGCTCATCCTCAGGGAACACACTCGATGGATGCTGAAACAGCACAGAACAATATAAAGAATACTACTCCAAGCGAAGAAGATATTGATAACGTGAAGACTCTCTTCACTAATTACTATGCAGCTGTTGAAGGAAAAGATAATGATGCCGTACTTGAGTTCTTTGAAGCGGTAACACCCCGGTATTATGGGATAACGAATGCTAAAAAAGCTGATATCCTGACCAATTTAAAGAAAATGTACAGCAAGGATATTAAACAGTTACATGTAACACTAAATACGGATGGACTTAAGGTTACCAAAGATGCAAGCGGAAATTTCAAAGTAACATTCTCCATTGATTGTGAATACGACCGGGATGACGCTAGTCTTCAGACTACTGCAAGTATGATAGTCAATGCAGTGGTAAATCCGAATCAAAAGATTACATCCATTACTTCTAAAAAGAAGTAA
- a CDS encoding AraC family transcriptional regulator produces the protein MAKDFNGSGVDFKYLIVNEMDQKFGLSVNTVGFQSIKPNSPYPLKDHPSGYFFNASKGRVLREYQLVYITKGRGLFSSDSTPETQLCKGRLLVLFPGQWHTYHPLQQTGWNEYYIGFEGPIIDNLVENSFLSVDSQILEVGLNEELVSLFVRAIEVAESDKVSSQQHLSGIVMHALGMILSISKNKVFELSDADQKIEQAKIIMSENVFSDVDPEELAMRLNISYSWFRKMFKDYTGYAPAKYFQELKLRKAKQLLVGTSQSVKEISFLLNYTSTEHFSSLFKKRTGFTPLEYRTYGRETESGL, from the coding sequence ATGGCAAAGGATTTTAATGGTTCTGGGGTTGATTTTAAGTATCTCATAGTAAATGAGATGGATCAAAAATTTGGTCTTTCAGTCAATACTGTGGGGTTTCAGTCTATTAAACCAAACTCACCTTACCCTTTGAAGGATCATCCTTCCGGATACTTCTTTAATGCCAGTAAAGGACGAGTGCTTCGTGAATACCAGTTAGTATATATAACCAAAGGTAGAGGCCTCTTTTCTTCAGATTCCACACCCGAAACTCAACTATGTAAAGGACGGCTTTTAGTTCTTTTTCCAGGTCAGTGGCATACCTATCATCCTCTTCAGCAAACAGGATGGAATGAATATTATATAGGTTTCGAAGGTCCGATTATTGATAACCTCGTCGAAAATTCATTTTTATCGGTTGATAGTCAGATTCTTGAAGTTGGCTTAAATGAAGAGCTGGTTAGCCTTTTTGTGCGTGCCATAGAAGTTGCTGAGTCTGATAAGGTTTCTTCCCAGCAGCATCTTTCAGGCATTGTTATGCATGCGCTTGGCATGATTCTTTCCATCTCAAAAAATAAAGTATTTGAGTTGAGTGATGCTGATCAGAAGATTGAGCAGGCAAAGATTATAATGAGTGAAAATGTATTCAGTGATGTTGATCCTGAGGAACTGGCAATGAGGTTAAATATCAGTTATTCATGGTTTCGTAAGATGTTTAAAGATTACACAGGCTATGCACCTGCAAAATATTTCCAGGAGCTAAAACTTAGAAAGGCAAAGCAACTATTGGTTGGTACATCCCAATCTGTGAAAGAAATTTCTTTTTTATTAAATTATACATCTACAGAACATTTTTCTTCCTTATTCAAAAAACGTACCGGATTCACACCTCTTGAATATCGCACGTATGGTCGTGAAACGGAATCTGGCCTTTAA
- a CDS encoding energy transducer TonB, whose amino-acid sequence MKKTKLLVLILFSLSISSFASIKLSSNFLNKFTQINDTIHQRNSATKRHSVTEVFPQFPGGTDGLQKYIKDNLKYPEISARNKVQGKVEINFVVTKKGAIEKVIVMTSLDKYCDAEAIRLIKNMPKWIPGKINGVPADMHRVISIEFKKNEKEEIKTSDNKDPNIYDEKSECPFTLVEQMPQFPGGKAAMDQFIAKNIKYPELSKNDKISGKVYVRFVVSKEGKLYNAQIMRSLDAYCDKEALIVIRSMPDWIPGKQNGVNVPVYYIVPIAFSLPLQ is encoded by the coding sequence ATGAAAAAGACAAAATTGTTAGTACTTATACTCTTTTCATTGAGTATTTCATCCTTCGCAAGCATTAAATTATCTTCAAATTTTCTGAATAAATTTACTCAGATTAATGATACCATACATCAACGGAATAGTGCAACTAAAAGGCATTCTGTAACAGAAGTCTTTCCGCAATTCCCGGGTGGAACTGATGGATTACAAAAATACATAAAAGACAATCTGAAGTATCCCGAGATATCTGCAAGAAACAAAGTGCAGGGAAAAGTAGAAATAAATTTTGTTGTAACTAAAAAAGGAGCAATAGAGAAGGTTATTGTAATGACTTCTCTTGATAAATACTGTGATGCAGAGGCTATTCGCCTGATAAAGAATATGCCCAAATGGATTCCCGGAAAGATAAATGGAGTGCCTGCGGATATGCATCGTGTAATTTCAATAGAATTTAAAAAAAATGAGAAAGAGGAAATAAAAACATCTGATAACAAAGATCCGAATATTTATGATGAAAAATCGGAGTGCCCTTTTACTTTAGTAGAACAGATGCCCCAATTCCCAGGAGGAAAAGCAGCAATGGATCAATTTATCGCTAAGAATATAAAATATCCAGAGTTATCAAAGAATGATAAAATTTCAGGGAAGGTTTATGTCCGGTTTGTTGTTTCTAAAGAAGGGAAACTGTATAATGCTCAAATAATGCGTTCTTTAGATGCTTATTGTGATAAAGAAGCTCTTATAGTGATTCGGAGTATGCCCGACTGGATTCCTGGTAAGCAAAATGGGGTAAATGTTCCTGTCTATTATATTGTTCCGATTGCTTTTAGTTTGCCTTTACAATGA
- a CDS encoding L-rhamnose isomerase has product MKNELVKKAYEVAVERYAAVGVDVNKALEDLQKISLSLHCWQADDVAGFENPDGQLSGGIQTTGNYPGKARNIEEVRADILKAASYIPGTHRLNLHAIYGDFGGKFVDRDQIEPKHFESWMKWAKENNMKLDFNSSSFSHPKSGSLTLANPDKEIRDFWIEHTKRSREIAEAMGKYQGSPCVMNLWIHDGSKDQTVNRMYYRELLKQSLDEIFATKYDNMKDCIEAKLFGIGAESYTVGSYDFYLGYGAKNNKIVTLDTGHFHLTESIADKISSLLLFTPEIMLHVSRPIRWDSDHVTIMNDDTLDLAKEIIRCNALDRVNIGLDYFDASINRIGAYVIGSRATQKCFMQALLEPLAKLREYEANGQFFERLALLEEAKSLPWNAVWDMFCLQNNVPVGEEFIAEIQKYEADVTSKR; this is encoded by the coding sequence ATGAAAAACGAATTGGTTAAAAAGGCTTATGAAGTTGCAGTTGAGAGATATGCTGCAGTGGGCGTTGATGTAAACAAGGCTTTGGAAGATCTGCAAAAGATCTCATTATCATTACATTGCTGGCAGGCAGATGATGTTGCCGGATTTGAAAACCCTGACGGACAGTTATCCGGAGGTATTCAGACAACAGGTAATTATCCTGGAAAGGCTCGTAATATTGAAGAAGTAAGAGCAGATATTCTGAAGGCGGCTTCTTATATTCCTGGAACTCACCGTTTGAACTTACATGCTATCTACGGAGATTTTGGTGGTAAGTTTGTTGACCGTGACCAAATTGAACCAAAACATTTCGAAAGCTGGATGAAATGGGCAAAAGAAAACAATATGAAGTTGGATTTCAACTCATCTTCTTTCTCTCATCCAAAGAGTGGAAGTCTTACTTTGGCTAACCCAGATAAGGAAATCCGTGATTTCTGGATTGAACATACAAAACGCAGCCGTGAAATTGCTGAGGCTATGGGTAAATATCAGGGATCTCCTTGTGTGATGAACCTTTGGATTCATGACGGATCAAAAGATCAGACTGTTAACCGCATGTATTACCGTGAATTACTGAAACAATCTCTGGATGAAATTTTTGCAACCAAATATGATAACATGAAAGACTGTATCGAAGCAAAGCTCTTTGGTATTGGTGCTGAAAGTTATACAGTAGGTTCATATGATTTCTATTTAGGATATGGTGCAAAGAACAATAAGATTGTGACTTTGGATACCGGTCACTTCCACTTAACAGAAAGTATTGCAGATAAAATCTCTTCTTTACTGTTATTCACACCTGAAATTATGCTTCACGTGAGCCGTCCTATCCGTTGGGATTCCGATCATGTTACTATCATGAATGATGATACACTTGATTTAGCTAAAGAAATTATTCGCTGTAATGCGCTTGATCGTGTAAATATTGGTCTTGACTATTTCGATGCTTCCATCAATCGTATCGGTGCTTATGTAATTGGATCACGTGCAACACAAAAATGTTTCATGCAGGCATTACTTGAACCGCTTGCTAAATTGCGTGAATATGAAGCTAACGGTCAGTTCTTCGAACGTCTTGCTCTTTTGGAAGAAGCTAAGAGTCTTCCTTGGAATGCAGTTTGGGATATGTTCTGTTTACAGAATAATGTTCCTGTAGGTGAAGAATTCATCGCAGAGATTCAGAAGTACGAGGCAGACGTAACAAGTAAAAGATAA
- the rhaD gene encoding rhamnulose-1-phosphate aldolase yields MKSILENNPALAKQVAEVAEVAGYLWQKGWAERNGGNITINITDVVNDEIRSLKPISDKMQIGTTLSHLKGCYFFCKGTNKRMRDLARFPMENGSVIRICDDCASYEIIADQPVLPTSELPAHLSMHNYLIGSGSSYKAAMHTHPIDLVAMTHNPAFLEKDVLTKLLWSMIPETRAFCPRGLGIIPYKLPSSLELADATVKELADYDVVMWEKHGVCAVGENVMEAFDMVDTLSKSAQIYLTAKSMGFEPSGMADELMEELKVAFNLPK; encoded by the coding sequence ATGAAATCTATTTTAGAAAATAATCCGGCTCTTGCTAAGCAAGTGGCTGAAGTAGCAGAAGTGGCCGGATACCTTTGGCAGAAAGGTTGGGCAGAGCGCAATGGAGGAAACATCACCATAAATATCACAGATGTGGTTAATGATGAAATCAGAAGCTTGAAGCCGATTAGCGATAAGATGCAAATCGGAACAACTCTTTCACACTTGAAAGGTTGTTATTTCTTCTGTAAAGGAACCAACAAGCGTATGCGCGACCTGGCTCGTTTCCCAATGGAAAATGGTTCAGTTATTCGTATTTGTGATGATTGTGCTAGTTATGAAATCATTGCCGATCAACCGGTTCTTCCTACTTCAGAACTTCCTGCTCACTTGTCTATGCACAACTACTTAATTGGTAGCGGATCTAGCTATAAAGCTGCTATGCACACCCACCCAATTGACTTGGTTGCAATGACTCATAATCCTGCATTCCTTGAAAAAGACGTACTTACAAAGTTACTTTGGAGTATGATTCCTGAAACAAGAGCATTCTGTCCAAGAGGATTGGGTATTATTCCTTATAAATTGCCTAGCTCTCTTGAACTGGCTGATGCAACAGTTAAAGAACTAGCTGATTATGATGTAGTGATGTGGGAAAAACATGGCGTTTGTGCTGTTGGTGAAAACGTGATGGAAGCATTTGATATGGTTGATACGCTTTCTAAATCTGCTCAGATTTATTTGACAGCTAAGTCAATGGGTTTTGAACCATCCGGTATGGCTGACGAACTGATGGAAGAGTTGAAAGTAGCTTTTAACTTGCCAAAATAA
- a CDS encoding universal stress protein, with protein sequence METSKIKKVLIAIDYDKTAEVVAEAGFKMAKAMNAEITLLHVLYEQPNYYVGTPAVYEFQIEFIENFKVSLLKFLNETKRHLGDDSINTVIKEGQIAQTIVDTAKEIDADVIVIGAHSRNWFENIIMGNDAKAILKKTTVPLFIVPINTENK encoded by the coding sequence ATGGAAACAAGCAAAATAAAAAAAGTGTTGATAGCCATAGATTATGACAAGACCGCTGAAGTAGTAGCTGAAGCCGGCTTTAAAATGGCAAAAGCAATGAATGCTGAGATTACATTACTGCATGTGTTATACGAACAGCCTAATTATTATGTTGGAACTCCTGCTGTTTATGAATTTCAGATTGAATTCATCGAAAACTTTAAAGTATCATTGCTGAAATTCTTGAATGAAACAAAAAGGCATCTCGGCGACGACTCAATAAACACGGTAATTAAGGAAGGTCAAATAGCCCAGACAATTGTGGATACAGCAAAAGAAATAGATGCTGATGTTATCGTTATTGGGGCTCATAGCCGGAACTGGTTCGAGAATATCATTATGGGAAATGATGCGAAAGCGATTTTAAAAAAGACAACTGTTCCGCTTTTCATTGTTCCAATAAATACAGAAAACAAATAG